In Mangifera indica cultivar Alphonso chromosome 14, CATAS_Mindica_2.1, whole genome shotgun sequence, the DNA window CGCCTTTCCCATCTTGTCTTTAAATCGTCATTGTCGCTGTCGACAGAGAAGGGAGAAAGAAAACCTAAAGATTTAAAGGtgaaataatcacttttcaaaatttgaaaactttgggTCTAGGAAAAATTATgacatttttaaatttgagaaagaaaatataataaaactttaattttttaataaataatagttttactcataactttaattgaaatttttaataaaatttaagttataggtagatatttatatttttaaaaccttataaatatatttatcattaccTTCGAACTTAagtagaaaatagtcctttggcccataAATCTGCCATCCAATCCCTAATAGATCAATAATTTAAGTAGGCTATGCATGAGTTTGAAGAATAGGTTCGACAAACTGAAAATCACTCACATAAGAACCCATAAAATatgttatgtaatttttttttttgaaaatagttTAAGCCTTGTATTTAGGTCAGGAAAATTGAGAATTGAAATCTTCGCCCATCCAGCCCCAGCCAGCACTACTTTCAAGAAGTCTATACAAAAACGATGGGAAATCTTTCTTCCGTTTCCGCGGTAAAGTTTTTCCCCCTTTCCCTTTTCATCTGTACCGTTCTCTCtcattattattacaaaataataaaatatttataagatattaaaatatattataataattaaaattttaaaaaataataaaatatttaaaaattgaaaaaatgctTGAAAGAGAATAAAtcagacaaaaaaattattaaagtacaaatatatttttcttcgtCTTAAtcctatttttaattataaaaattttagtttttatcttaTCTTCACCGGGAGTCTCCTTTCCGTCTATAAAAACGGGGGGTCAGAACCCAGTTTTACAACCAAATTGCCGTCTCTACTCAAGAACGGAACCGCAAGACTCACGTGACACTGGCGCTGACATGGCAAACCATTTGCGTTCACCTCACGTGAATTTTCCGAACGCTAAAAGCGCCAAAACTAAACATGTACATTAATTACCGTTTTATCATGGCGAGTTCAACTTTGGCGCTCTCGTCTCCGCCTCACTggacaaaatttgaattatcgGGCTTCTTTTCAAACAAATCACGCTCCAGGTAATCAATTTAGATAATTAGTTACACTTATCGTCTTCTCTCTTTGCTTAATTAATTTAGGACTTGTTATGTTTTTGTGTTGATTTCGattaatttcacctttttatagatttgattttCGAAGAATTCAGAATGTTGGAGTCTCCTCTCATTATTCTTGCCTTGAAGTGAGTTTCTTTTTGTAATTAGATTgtttcattatcttttgattttttattacaagattaggttttattcttgtttttgaGAATGGCTGCGGATTTACTGTTTAGTACGAATAATTCTGTTAAAGACATTATCGAGACTAAATTTTAGTTATGTTGTGTGATGGTAATACCTGTAATTTGAGGAGCACTGGTTATGGATTTGCTACTAATACTTGTGAAGTGATTGTATAATTGTTGCATTAGCTTGTAGTGGTacttcatttttgtttctttcatatattgaatttttgttctttGAGTGGATCTCAATGGAAAGTATGGGCCGTTCTTGCTTACAAGTGTTGGAAGTTACTGAAACAAAATAATCTATTACTCGAAGGTTAAGGATGTCTGCTATCGACCCCCAGGGACTCAGCtcaacattttaaatgaagTTAGTTTCTCCCTTCTTGAGAAAAGGTACATGTTTGTGGTATGTCCTCATTAGTAACAATTTatcatgtctatgtgaattTTGTTCTTTATTCAAAACTTACTACATTACCCATATTTCTTAACTACACTATGCTAGCAGCAGAATCCtcaatatctattatataattgcTTCCAAGCAGCTGCTTCCTGTTCATGGACTAAAATGTTTTGTGTCATCTGCTGCAGTTTTGGTTTAATCTTTGGACAGAGTGGAAGTGGAAAAACTACTCTCTTGCAGGTTGATCTCTTCCtttatgttttttcttcagAAGTTCTTTACGTACAATTTGTTAATACcttgtttttttcatatatatttctgTGTGTTTGTCCTTTCCTTTCTCAGCTTCTTGCAGGACTAAGCAAACCAACATCAGGTTCCTTCTACTTCAAGAATATGGGAATGATGGCAAACCAAATGGTTCTCCTGAGCCGTTACTCACTCAAAGAGTGGGCATTGTGTTTCAGTTTCCAGAGAAGTATCAAAACCAACTGGACATTTTATCCTTCATGTTTCTTTCCTAGATGTTGTTAACTTGGTTTCTTTAAAAGTTGTTCTATTCACCAAGTCTGATAATTTTGTTCTGCTTGGAGTTTTGCTTATGATGTCAAAGggaatttatgttatttatgtattacttattaatttctttgttgtctTATTTCTCATTTCTCAACAATATTCCTGATTCTACTTTCTATTGTTAAATTtctaagaatatatttttttgctaGCTAGGTATTTTTTGGCAGATAATGTGcttgatgaaattatatttgGGTGGCCAAGGCAAAGCAGTGACCCTCAATTGAAGAAGTACCTTGCTTTGAATCTTGTAAGAGCTATTAATTGGGTACTATTCTCTTATCATTCTTTAAACCCCTCCCTACTCTTAATTCTTACATCTTTGTTACTGTTCTGTAGATATTGGTTGTATTATGTGTGCTTGCTATTCtctgtaatatatatttaattaataatctaGGTTGGATTGGGTGGGATCTCTTTGAATAAGGACCCTCATTCTCTAAGTGGTGGCTATAAGCACCGGCTTGCATTGGCAATTCAATTGGTAAGACCCGATCAATTACCCTACCCTAAATTGACACACCGTTACATAtgcacaaaattttcttttagttcaTTTCGGAAATTATGATGGACCTCCATGAGAGATCCTTTAATATCATTGCCACCCaacatctttttaattaaaaatcccCCGTGTAAGAGGGGTGTTTTTAGTAAAGAATTACTACAAAACCCTTTTAGAAGAGTGTTTTGAATAATTTCCAAAAAGATTCGGTGGTGATAAAATTTAGGGGTTTCTCTGGGGTCCAAATTAATTACCCTTTTCATTTTGGCCATGTATTTAAGAAAGTTCTTTTTCTAGCTATGCTTGACTGTTGCATGAGTTGACTGttaaatggtaatttttttaattctctagGTACAGATTCCAGACTTATTGATATTGGATGAGCCTCTTGCTGGTCTAGGTATGAAAGCTCCCTCAGTTCTAATGTTCTGCATTATTGTtcctttttgtttaaattatacaCATTTAGACTGCGTCCAAAGTCAGTCTTATAATTAAGCATGCATGATCCCTGTAATCTGTAGTTCTTCGTTACTAAACTGCTTGCACATTATGTCTTTGATCTTTGGTAGTTATTTGATTGCTtatgaaattttggaaaaattagATTGGAAGGCTCAAGCAGATGTTGTGAAGCTTTTGAAGCATTTGAAGAAAGAATTAACCATACTTGTTGTCAGTCATGACCTCAAGtaagtttgtattttttaattttgtcttcaaTCTTTTTATGGGAATATGTCATAGTTTTCATCAGTATGTCATCATGGTAtggtaattatttttctattgccCATTTGAGAAACATTAATCATAATTGCTACTGTCCATTTTTGTTTGACCTCATTTTACTTGAGGGCATTATAACAttcctttgaaaaaaaaaagattaaatttcgTCTTTAATAAATGTCAACTTATTGTCCATGATCATGGGTATGAGTGTTCAGGCACAAGGTGTCACGTATGGCATGAACTAATCCTTTTCATTCTAGGCATTGGGAAACCTTTGTATGTGCACATCTTTGTCCATGTTCTGTGCATGCATATTTGGGTATCCCCTTTCCTGAGTTCTTTGTTTGGACAGACTTTAGTCTGTATGTAATGAAGAAAGTGTTGTCGTGGGCTTTGGCATAACAAAAATGAACAACACATGAGAAATGTAGAGGTTAAGGAGCGAACCTGTCCTCCATTGATCTGCATCCTTCTACTAAGTAAAGAATTAAAAGTTTTGAACATTTTAATCAGATGTGTTGTGTGTCTACATCAACTCTGCTGAAGGAAAAGAGAAGTGTTGTTAACTAATTGCATCATTGAACGCCTTATTTCATACAGGTGTAACTGTGTTGCAAAATTAAGTCACCCAATATCAGAGTCATCAAAATCAATCGGCTATTCCAAATTCAGTGAATTCCAATCTGTTTTGTTTAGGTCTAAAGTTAACTATTTAGCTGATTAACGGGTGTTCTATAGTGCAAGAAATTGATCCTACCCATAAATACATGATGTATTATGTATTTGATTCAGTTCatgatttatattgataatatgcGTGCATTCGTACTTTTTACATGCATAGCTTTCGGTGTTTTTTCTCTCAGAGAGTTGGCAACTCTAGTTGATCAATCTTGGAGGATGGACATGGGTGGAACTCAGCGGGAAGAGCCTTTACCATTGTAATTTAGAAATCAGCTTGTGTCTACCTCATCAACAAATGATGCTATGAGGTGGGACCCTGATCATTCCATCTCTTTTCTTgaaatttgtttatgaaaaataaaatcaaaacagaaATTTGGATCCaactaggggtggattcaaactgagttaaACCAAACTTAAGACTGAGCATGCTCAAACTCGGTTTGACTGAAAGGAGTTGAGCTTGAgtctaaactcaaactcatcgAGTTTTCGAGAACATAAACTCGAACTTGGCTcaagcttaattgaaaattgttttttaaaattaattttctcttataggaaaaaaaaaaaaacattagaaGGAAGTTAAATTGTATTGTAGAGAGAAAAGAGTAagattatttataataggtaaagtgaattataaaaatttcttaTCACAATATGAGATTTTTGGAATTGGATTGAACTTATTTATTGTGAGTGAAATGAGTTGTTAAAATGTCTTTTTCCaatgtaagattttttttaacctaTTTGCCTACAttagaaagagatttttttttataactcacTTCATCTATTATAATTAAGGTCAACCCAATTCCAAAAATCTCATATTGGGAACAGTAATTTTAACAACTCACCcacctattttaaataaacttaatttttttcatttctcaacACGATCTAACTTCTttccaatattttcttttattccaaaacataaaattttagaaaaaaatcttttaagtttaaaaaaattcaatacaacTTGAATTGAGCCTCCTATGGCCTGAGCACAAGCCATGGTTGTTTGTTTTGAGCTCGATTGAGTTAAGCTAACAATTGAGCTTAAGCTAGTTTAGCTTGAATCCAACTTTAAatccaacaaataaatattcagATTCTTGAACATGTAttctcttttgtttcatttctcTGTGGAAGTTGGGATAAATGAATTAATGGTTGGACACTCAAGGCCAACAAATTCTAATTTCTTGCCACGgatattatgtttataattttggcCTTAATTTGAGAACATTGAGTGCAGTTGATTCTAAGTGACTAAACTGAACATAGGTGTCAAGTatccaattcaaatttgaggtcTGCGATCATTCAAATGACACTCACAAGCAATCAACCTCATCAAGAGTTAACAAGAAACATACTGCCAGACCTTTATTAATACACTGAAGAGTTAAAGATGGAGAGctcatcttcttctctttctctaaaGTTCATCACCATTTTACTCACAGATCATAAGAACACATAGTATTAAACACCACATATAGACTTCTTACTCAGAAAGAACGGCAgctattaagatttgcttcagCGTCGTCACTACAGCTCCAACACCAAGTCTACGGGTGCACCAGAAGAAGAGGGTGAGAATACGTacaaataaacttaattatctGAGTAATCATTGAGAGCCAGAGTGTGGTTAATAATGCAGTTttctcaaaagcaaaaccatgcAGATTTAATATTACAATCATCATAATGTTTTGACATTTAaaggataaatttttaatgaagtttAGACATTGAGCATAAAGACATgacaaattatgtatatttgtctctttatgcattttaaTTGAACTAAGATTAAATATGGTTTCTAATTCTGGTATTGATAAGTAAAAAATTGCAAGTAAATGAACATTACATAGCGATTGAGATGCGATGTCATGTTGCTGTGTTTTCCAATAGTCTATGGACATAAATGGTGTGGGTGAGGTCATGGGTTGTGTCCTGTCTAGTTGTCTGAGTGTTAtgtaaagagaaaagaaaaatgcataTAATTGATACTTACAGTCTGCATCTGTTTTGATCCAATGCTCTCTATTTCCACTTGAAGTAGTGCCTTTGAGGCCATATTGGGGACATTTTCTGTTGTTCATGTAATATTGGGTCCCTTCCTTTGACTTGGGTACCAGGGGAAAGCTTTTGTCGTTTTTGTCTGAGTGCATCACGGCCCCATTTGCAAATGTTCCATCCTGGGGATTTCTGTTGATCTTTTCTGCATGGGACTTAGTAAACACTTTTTCAACTATAGAGTTTTCGGGATGAACTTTTCTGCGGAACATCCGCATGACCTATATGGCAGAAGTAGCATTAAAACAGTGGAAAAATATATTGAGCAGTGAAATAGAATCAAGCAGTCAACTTTAGCATGAACCAGTGACATGAAAATCAAGTGTCAGAAGGCACACCTTATGGAGCTTCTTGTTGGTTGAAGCAGAATTAGCATCACTATTAGAAGGGTTAGGGTTTCCTGCAATTGCATGTAGggttttcatcatcttcttcatgaAATGTTTGACAGATTTATGCGTTTTCTTGGCCTGCATCTCCACTTTCCCACTTTTAGTATCTGTGGAAATCTCATCTGCTATCTTTGTCCTATGAAACAGCTCTGCCAGTGATGCCTTTTCCTTCTTTACCTCAGTGGTTTCTGGCTGTTCAACTGAAGTTCCAAATAGATATCCTTGCAGTGGACATACAGTCATCTTTCCATAATCTTTATCATTGGCTCCTTCCATTGGGTTCTCACCAAGTATAACAATGCTGACATAGCTGTCTCTTCTTGACGATTCATTGCTGTTTCCTTCATCAGCTTCAGTCTCAAGGAATTTCCCTAGTTCATCATTAATGAGCTTCAAGTCATACTCTGTTACCTCTGCTTTTTCCTCAGTGATGTTCTGCATAGACATGGCAAATGTTGGTGTTGCAGGCCCGCTGGTGATTTTTTCAGTGCCAAGAGTCCCGATAGCCAGAAAGCCATCGAAGAGCTCAGAGATGACACTAGTTGTTTCTTCATCAAAATTTGCTTCAACCCCCTTAgcttcaaattcagaaatagaGCCATCTGAATCCTGCTTGGGCTGCTTTGAGGCTCGAGATCCACATCTGGAGCCAAAGCTTGGCTTTGAACAGTGTTCTTGGTCATCAAGGATTGACTGAGCAGAAAGGCAAGTGCAGTAGTTCCCTGAATTTAGAATTCCAAGAGAGTTTATAATATCATCAACGAATATAAGGTAAGGCTTATGTAATTATCTTTAGCAACTGCTGTGACAAAATTATGTAATGATATTTTGGTAGCTTATATATGCATGCCATAGTGATTATGTTGCAAAGCAATTGTTTAGGTAGATGAAATACCAATGGTGAAATCCTTGAACAGGTCGATGCCATTTTGCCGTATTTTGTGTTGCATCCATCCCAGTAGCTGCTACAATGATAGGTAAAGGTGAAGTTAAAGGATTTTAATTATGTGGTATTCTAAAAATTTGTTGAGTTCAGACTTACCTTCATTTTGATCTCACTTCGGAAGGCTTTACGTTAGAATGCTTGAATTGGTAAAGAGACACATAAGAAATAGATTTAGGTCAAGAGAGATAGGGGACTTTAAAAGGAAATATTAGATTGCTCACGAGGATCTTCTCATCATGGCAAAGGCAAGTCACTTGTCGCTAGAAGAAACTGGGATGTAGTTGAATAGAGAGACAATTAGAAAGATACAAAGGAGTCTGGCTGGCTGTTCTTTGTCAAGGTCAAATCATGTGGATATTTGGAGTAGGCTGACATGTGCAAGGATATATGCAAATTATAGATAGAATCAGATCTTGTGTGAATCATCTGTCTGATATCATATATTGCCTATTTGCACGCATTTCAATGCATTCATTTGCAGTACAAACACTTTTATAATGGACTGAGATATGACACCATAATCTGTACAAATTTAAATTGGGTGAAACAATTTTCTGTTTATCATGCTACATCTACCGGATACCTGGACCAAGGGAGGTGCCCACTATTAGGGGTGGATATGAAATAGGCCGGGCTTGAATACTTTTTGGCTcgaataaaacattattcaattgaagtttaatttgagtttattaaactaaaattaaaaatgattcgaatttgatttgattcaaatttatgatttgattccGTTCGAATTCATGGTTTAGAtttgtgatttaaatttatgatttattaataaaacaatattattttgttcaaataatagataaaataatttatttaagttataaattcgaattgaattaaattacaaatttgaatcacCAATTTAAGTTATGAATTCAGACCGAATCAAAGACCAAACCGATTTGAACTTCTAAAGCTACTTATTTCTTCGTAAGTTTTGAAATCTTAGGTTTTAACTGAAAGAGTTTGTGGTGATATATGTTTGGTACCAACCTGGATTGAGCTCAGATGTTGATGTTTAAGATTGTCTTTAATTTCCaacattttttatgttgatgacaGTGGCAAAACTTTGTGCTGAAACATCTTAAATGTCacttttttggtcattttttaatCACGTTTTAATGAGTAAATGGTTCATCACCTGAAGAAGCTGAGAAATTTATCCAATACCAAAATTTGTAAATGACATCTTTCAGCAGTTTGAAGCTTGTTTTCTGAAATGCCTTACACTGCCATGTAAGGAATTCTTCCGCAGAGCCCACTTAAACAGAGTTGCAGAGCCTCTTTTGTCAACATGTACTACAAGCATCTGTAGAAGTAGCATTAAGCAAGGAAGAAGCTTTTGTAGCCTGGAGATAAAAGCCACACAGGCCTTTTCAGTTTGAGACACCCTTCAACAAGTGGGGCGTGGAATCAAAAAGCACCACAGGTAAAGCCACTAATGTTAAAAAAGTGTGCATATATTTCTGTGGTTTGTGTCTATTTATATTGATCAGTGGTGTTTATCATGCAACTTGTAATCAAATTCTAAGTTCTCAGTTCTAATATGTTTGTGTGGCAAGCAATACATTCCTGAACTTTCTGTTCAGTATTAAAGAAGGCAAATTACATCAGTTGTTGCTGTTACTTGATTTTCTTGGCCCCATTTTGAGTTTTGATAGCTGTTTCCCACCATTTATCTGACTTCTATTATTGCAGACAATAATTTCTTCCTGTGGAGGACTATAATTAGCCAAAGCATGTTAAAGATAAACGTATGAGTTGAATATAATTGCAAGACTGttactaattttatttgatCACACTGTGCAGGACCCATTGATGAACTTGAACACCAGGTGATAGCCATGGGCTGTAATTGCTTTACTGCTGGTCAGTAAACTGTTGCTTGCCATGGAGTTATGAGGGTCAGcaaaattttctgttatttttaTCAGCAAGCCCTTTGCTTCCATTCCcataaatttcaataatgatTAATGTGAGCCAAGCTGTTTCCATTCCGATCTAGACTAACTATAGATTGTGAAGTAGGTGTTATCTAGGAAGCACATGGTGTGTCTCTGCCTTTCCAAACCCTCTAAAACTTGATTTGAAGAGTGTTAGGGgctttttagaaatataaaaaaatttaacacgtttcttcttcttcttctgtttttttttcatCGATGTCCATTTCCGTATTTCCATTTTCATACTATATAGGGTGTTATAGGCATCCTCATTTTTAGCTAGCGAACGAGCAACTAGAAAACACAGTAAATTATCGCCCTCTTTCAAGAACAAAGTACAAAAGAATAACTCACGCCCTTGAAAGTCTACGTAGGGTCAGGGTGATTCAAAATGTTGATAAAGATGGTGAACATGTGAATTTCACGTGGATACCAAGAACTCTTAAGTGGTTCCCTATTAATTTCATGAGACTGAATGAAACAATTTGCTTTCTTATAGCTTTCAGATGGgtatagaataaaaataatattatatatatttatt includes these proteins:
- the LOC123196548 gene encoding protein LAZY 1-like, with translation MKQLLGWMQHKIRQNGIDLFKDFTIGNYCTCLSAQSILDDQEHCSKPSFGSRCGSRASKQPKQDSDGSISEFEAKGVEANFDEETTSVISELFDGFLAIGTLGTEKITSGPATPTFAMSMQNITEEKAEVTEYDLKLINDELGKFLETEADEGNSNESSRRDSYVSIVILGENPMEGANDKDYGKMTVCPLQGYLFGTSVEQPETTEVKKEKASLAELFHRTKIADEISTDTKSGKVEMQAKKTHKSVKHFMKKMMKTLHAIAGNPNPSNSDANSASTNKKLHKVMRMFRRKVHPENSIVEKVFTKSHAEKINRNPQDGTFANGAVMHSDKNDKSFPLVPKSKEGTQYYMNNRKCPQYGLKGTTSSGNREHWIKTDADCKYQLYAFFFSLYITLRQLDRTQPMTSPTPFMSIDYWKTQQHDIASQSLYN